The Brachyspira hyodysenteriae ATCC 27164 sequence AAAATGTTATAGCAAAAGATGATGAGGTTGATAAGCTATTCTATAAAATGCGTGATTCTATGGTTGAGCTTATTAAAAGCGGTACTGAAAATGCAGATCAGGCTATATATTTAATGATGATAGCTAAATATTTTGAGAAGATGGGAGATCATGCTGAAAATATAGCTAAATGGGTTTACTATTACAGTACAGGCGAAAGATTTAAATAATAATTGTTTATACTAAAAATTTTTAACTTTGTCAATTTTTTGTTGTTCTTTTTCCCGCCGCACGCCTGCCATAGGCACGCTTCGCGAGGCGGACTTCGTCAAAGAACCAAAAAGTGCAAGTATAAAATTAGTACTAGATAATACTAAAATTGTCTTACATGTAAAATAATTTATTACATTTAAGTTCAAATATAGCCTTTCGCGAAGCGTATCCGAGCCTGTCGAGGATATAGCTTCTTTGTGGCAATACCATAGGCACTTCCTTAGGTCGCAAAAGAAGTGGGGTGCAGGGCAAAGCCATGCAAATATTTAAAATTTAAAAAAATTATTTTTGACAAAATATAGTTGTTTATGTATATACTGAAAATTTTTAAGTTTGTCAATCTAGGCACTTTATATAAAATTATCTACTTTTTTGCCGCACAAAAAAGTAGCAAAAAACGCAATTACTAGAACTTTATATTAAATATATACTTATTAAATATGGGATATAACCTAAATTTAGACTATAAATGCAGTTCTTTTGGTTCTTTTATACCAATAAAAGAACTGGGGTGCGGGGCAAAGCCCTGCAAATATTTTAAATTTAAAAAATTTATTTTTGACAAAATGTAGTTGTTTAGGTATATTAAAAAACTCCTAACTTCATATAGTTGTTAGGAGTTATTTTTTATATTTTAATTTAAATATATTTTAATTATGATAATAATAATTTATCGCTTAAAGAACCGTCAGCAGTTTCAAATTTCTTGAGCAAGTCAGCTATCTCTAAAGATTTTTTCTCTTCACCTGAAACATCATATATAATATTACCGTCATTCATCATTATAAGTCTGTTTCCGTAATGAATAGCATCTTTAATATTGTGAGTAACCATAAATGCTGTGAGTTTATCCTCTCTGATGATTTCTTCTGTTAAATCTAATACTCTTTTAGCTGTTTTTGGGTCAAGTGCTGCAGTATGTTCATCTAATAATAAAAGTCTTGGTTTTTTAAGAGTAGCCATAAGCAAAGTTAATGCCTGTCTTTGTCCGCCTGATAAAAGCCCTACTTTTGACTGAAGTCTATTTTCAAGTCCCAAATCAAGTCTCTTTAATTTTTCAACATACTCTTCCCTTTCTGCTTTAGTGATACCCCATCTTAAAGTTCTTCTTTTACCTTTTCTTTTAGCAA is a genomic window containing:
- a CDS encoding ABC transporter ATP-binding protein: MLELKEVYKTFNRGTITEKKAIKGVNLKLNDGDFVTVIGGNGAGKSTLLNLIAGVYEVDYGTISVDGVDITDKKEYARAGLFGRVFQDPMVGTASNMGIEENLALAKRKGKRRTLRWGITKAEREEYVEKLKRLDLGLENRLQSKVGLLSGGQRQALTLLMATLKKPRLLLLDEHTAALDPKTAKRVLDLTEEIIREDKLTAFMVTHNIKDAIHYGNRLIMMNDGNIIYDVSGEEKKSLEIADLLKKFETADGSLSDKLLLS